The DNA segment CAGTGTCAGAGCGCGCAGCGCACTTTGATAGTCGCCATTGACCGCAGCATCAATAGTGAAACGCTCGAAGGTTTTCATGGTTTGTAGCATAGCCAGTGTATCTGGTTCAAACGGCGCAACATTCAGCGGCATTGGGCCAGATTTAGTGATCACTGATGTTACTTCAACAGAGCAATTATCAGGCAGGCCAGCAATGGTGCCGTTGTTGCGGGTATTAACGTGCATCAGTGTACGTTTGTCATTGAAAATCGCACTCATCAGATCACAAGCGGCGTCAGAGTAATATTGACCACCACGGCCTTCCAGCTCTTTAGGTTTTACATACAGAGAGGGGGTGCTGTAGATCTCGAAAAGTTTTTCTTCCAACGCTTTTACTACTTCGCCACGAGTGCCTTCGGTTTCTGCTTCGTGTACTGATTTTTTATAGGTGTCATCAGCACTGAAGTAATAACGCAGATATGGGCAAGGGATCTGGTGGCGATTTGCTAGCAGCTTACGCGGCCATTTCAGGGATGGAATGTTTTTTGGGTTGAAGGCTTGGTTATCGTTCAGGAATTCTTCCAACACGAAATCCATCTGATCTTTACCTTGATAGTTCACCTGACGGGCAAAGATGAAGTGGTTCAAACCAGCAACTTGTACGAACACATCTTTTTCTTCTGCATTGAGCACTTGTGCGATGCCTTTTTGCATCAGTACCGGCACGTTACACAGGCCAACTACTTTAACTTTGGTATGACGCAGCACGGCTTCAGTCACGATACCTGACGGATTGGTGAAGTTCAGCAACCAGGCATCAGGGCTGTATTTTTCGATGTCTCGGCAGATGTCTAAGGTCGCAGGAATCGAGCGTTGTGCTTTGGCAAAACCACCTAAACCATTGGTTTCCTGACCCAGCATGCCGTGTTTCAGGGAGATCCGTTCGTCACGAATACGGGCATCTAAACAGCCAACACGGAATTGTGAACACACAAAATCAACATCGGTTAAGGCTTCTTTGCGATCTTGCGTCAGAATAACTTTTACTGGCAGACCGGCATGTTCAAACATACGGCGCGTCAGGGATAGAATGATTTCTGCTTTATGCCAACCTTCATCGATATCAACCAAGCGCACTTCAGTAATCGGCAGCTGGCTGCTGC comes from the uncultured Tolumonas sp. genome and includes:
- a CDS encoding 6-phospho-beta-glucosidase produces the protein MKKDLKIAIIGAGSSYTPELIDGLIARSSQLPITEVRLVDIDEGWHKAEIILSLTRRMFEHAGLPVKVILTQDRKEALTDVDFVCSQFRVGCLDARIRDERISLKHGMLGQETNGLGGFAKAQRSIPATLDICRDIEKYSPDAWLLNFTNPSGIVTEAVLRHTKVKVVGLCNVPVLMQKGIAQVLNAEEKDVFVQVAGLNHFIFARQVNYQGKDQMDFVLEEFLNDNQAFNPKNIPSLKWPRKLLANRHQIPCPYLRYYFSADDTYKKSVHEAETEGTRGEVVKALEEKLFEIYSTPSLYVKPKELEGRGGQYYSDAACDLMSAIFNDKRTLMHVNTRNNGTIAGLPDNCSVEVTSVITKSGPMPLNVAPFEPDTLAMLQTMKTFERFTIDAAVNGDYQSALRALTLNPLVKTGKVLEAALDETIRENIKYMPQFQDYYETNLK